Proteins from a genomic interval of Phenylobacterium sp. LH3H17:
- a CDS encoding cation diffusion facilitator family transporter — protein sequence MNPAQGLTTAETARLTRGVTLLSIGVALVLVSIKAVAWRASGSVSLLASMADSGLDLLASMVTFFAVRYAAAPPDAEHRFGHGKAEAFASLVQAGLVFASAALIGQEAIRHMLEPHELREEGLAVGVMVISTILTAALIAAQSWVLRRTASVAIAGDRAHYATDLASNAVALLGIGASVWLGLNNLDAAAALVVTALLLWGAVSVFREASNQLLDHELPQEDRDHIVRLVTSDPRLTDVHQLRTRASGPYIHMQMHVDLDPNLSLEDAHAVLVAAEKRVLEVFPRADILMHPDPRGSAEPHGGAFAEMGLGKRGLNADER from the coding sequence ATGAACCCCGCCCAAGGCCTCACCACCGCCGAGACCGCCCGGCTGACCCGAGGGGTCACTCTGCTGTCGATCGGCGTCGCCCTGGTGCTGGTGTCGATCAAGGCGGTGGCCTGGCGGGCGAGCGGCTCGGTCTCCCTGTTGGCTTCCATGGCTGATTCCGGCCTCGACCTGCTGGCCTCCATGGTGACCTTCTTCGCCGTGCGGTACGCGGCCGCGCCGCCCGACGCCGAGCATCGCTTTGGCCACGGCAAGGCCGAGGCCTTCGCCAGCCTGGTGCAGGCGGGCCTGGTCTTCGCCTCGGCCGCCCTGATCGGCCAGGAAGCCATCCGCCACATGCTCGAACCTCACGAGTTGCGGGAGGAAGGGCTGGCGGTCGGCGTGATGGTGATCTCCACCATCCTGACGGCCGCCCTGATCGCCGCCCAAAGCTGGGTCCTGCGGCGCACCGCCTCCGTGGCGATCGCCGGCGACCGGGCCCACTACGCCACCGACCTGGCCTCCAACGCCGTGGCCTTGCTGGGCATCGGTGCGTCGGTCTGGCTGGGGCTCAACAATCTCGACGCCGCCGCCGCCCTGGTGGTCACCGCCCTCCTGCTCTGGGGGGCGGTCAGCGTGTTCCGCGAGGCCTCCAACCAGCTCCTCGACCACGAACTCCCTCAGGAGGACCGCGACCATATCGTGCGGCTCGTCACCTCCGACCCCAGGCTGACAGACGTTCACCAGCTCCGCACACGCGCGTCGGGCCCCTATATCCATATGCAGATGCACGTGGACCTCGACCCCAACCTGTCCCTCGAGGACGCGCACGCCGTGCTCGTCGCCGCCGAGAAGCGCGTGCTGGAAGTCTTCCCCCGCGCGGACATCCTGATGCATCCCGA
- a CDS encoding citrate synthase/methylcitrate synthase, whose amino-acid sequence MSDGLENVVAAETVMSEVDGQRGVLIIRGRSLDDLAGRTRFEEVARLLFDGFFNDLPDDLTAALGAARAEVFGEVAALDTGLMDRSPIEAMRALTARLADGDDLATALRLTAAPAVFTAAVVRAQAGEAPIAPDPGLTHAADILRMTRGGTPTKAETEALDTYLVTVSDHGLNASTFAARVIASTRAGLTSAVVGGISALKGPLHGGAPGPVIDMLNEIGRPENARQWIEQALARGDRLMGFGHRVYRVRDPRADALKAAVRKLREGSNSQPARVEFAEAVEAAALAILKEHKPDRALDTNVEFYTALLLEALAFPPSAFTCVFAMGRVAGWIAHAREQVAGGRLIRPQSRYVGPAPLKAA is encoded by the coding sequence CGGTCGCTGGACGACCTGGCCGGCCGCACCCGGTTCGAGGAGGTGGCTCGACTGCTGTTCGACGGCTTCTTCAACGACCTTCCCGACGATCTGACCGCGGCCCTTGGCGCGGCCCGAGCCGAGGTGTTCGGCGAGGTGGCGGCCCTGGACACCGGCCTGATGGACCGCAGCCCCATCGAGGCCATGCGGGCGCTCACCGCCCGTCTGGCCGACGGCGACGACCTGGCCACGGCCTTGCGCCTGACAGCCGCGCCGGCGGTGTTCACCGCCGCGGTGGTCCGCGCCCAGGCCGGCGAGGCGCCCATCGCCCCCGATCCGGGCCTGACTCACGCCGCCGACATCCTGCGCATGACCCGGGGCGGCACGCCCACCAAGGCCGAGACCGAGGCGCTGGACACCTATCTGGTCACGGTCAGCGACCACGGACTGAACGCCTCGACCTTCGCAGCCCGGGTGATCGCCTCGACGCGGGCGGGCCTGACCTCGGCCGTGGTCGGCGGGATCAGCGCGCTCAAGGGCCCGCTGCATGGCGGCGCGCCGGGCCCGGTCATCGACATGCTGAACGAGATCGGCCGGCCGGAGAACGCCCGCCAATGGATCGAGCAGGCCCTGGCCCGCGGCGACCGGCTGATGGGCTTCGGTCATCGGGTGTACCGGGTGCGCGACCCGCGCGCCGACGCGCTCAAGGCCGCCGTTCGGAAGCTGCGCGAGGGCTCCAACAGCCAGCCGGCGCGGGTGGAGTTCGCTGAGGCCGTGGAGGCCGCGGCGCTCGCCATCCTCAAGGAGCACAAGCCCGACCGGGCGCTGGACACCAATGTGGAGTTCTACACCGCCCTGCTGCTGGAGGCCCTGGCCTTCCCGCCCAGCGCCTTCACCTGCGTCTTCGCCATGGGCCGGGTCGCCGGCTGGATCGCCCACGCCCGCGAACAGGTCGCCGGCGGCCGCCTGATCCGCCCGCAGTCGCGCTATGTGGGACCGGCGCCGCTTAAGGCGGCGTAG